The following coding sequences lie in one Capsicum annuum cultivar UCD-10X-F1 chromosome 5, UCD10Xv1.1, whole genome shotgun sequence genomic window:
- the LOC107870329 gene encoding flavin-containing monooxygenase FMO GS-OX5 isoform X2 yields MSFTDYSFVEKAENRKRVNFPGHKEVLKFLNEFAEDYGIIESIRFNSEVVRVEQVEFEGNRWVVRSKTDEFSSEELFDAVVICNGHHTIPRIANIPGINNWPGKQMHSHNYRVPEPFMNQIVVVIGDGPSGLDICQDIATVAKQVHLSARSSEAEVSKLGNSANIWNHSKIDHVDESGVVSFLDGSSIHADIILHCTGYKYDFPFLETNGIISVDHEDRAVGPLYKHVFPPKLSPCLSFVGIPYQTIVFLTHELQAKWIAQVLSGKVILPSEKMMLVDVADHNRHLEEDGIPKHHTHCLHPHELEYMDWIAAQVGMPPVGADLKEMYWSVYKCASVVGYDCCRDVWDIENFTQWSF; encoded by the exons ATGAGTTTTACTGATTACTCATTTGTCGAAAAGGCAGAAAATAGAAAACGAGTCAATTTTCCTGGACACAAAGAAGTGTTGAAGTTTTTGAATGAGTTTGCTGAGGATTACGGGATTATTGAGTCGATTCGATTCAATTCGGAAGTTGTACGAGTTGAGCAGGTTGAGTTTGAGGGAAATCGTTGGGTTGTTAGATCGAAAACGGATGAGTTTAGTTCAGAAGAACTGTTTGATGCCGTAGTGATTTGTAATGGACATCATACAATACCGAGAATTGCAAATATTCCAG GTATAAACAATTGGCCTGGAAAACAAATGCATAGCCACAATTATCGAGTTCCTGAACCATTTATGAATCAG ATTGTAGTAGTAATTGGAGATGGACCAAGTGGGCTTGATATTTGCCAAGACATAGCCACTGTAGCCAAGCAAGTTCATCTTTCAGCAAGATCGTCTGAAGCTGAAGTTTCAAAATTGGGCAATTCTGCAAATATATGGAACCATTCAAAG ATTGACCATGTTGATGAAAGTGGTGTAGTTTCTTTCTTGGATGGATCATCTATTCATGCTGATATCATTCTTCACTGCACAGG GTACAAGTACGATTTCCCATTTCTTGAAACCAATGGAATAATAAGTGTAGATCATGAGGACCGTGCTGTTGGACCACTATACAAGCACGTCTTTCCTCCAAAGCTTTCTCCCTGCCTCTCCTTTGTTGGTATACCTTATCAG ACAATTGTGTTTCTCACGCATGAATTACAAGCCAAATGGATTGCACAAGTTTTGTCTGGAAAGGTGATTTTACCATCTGAGAAGATGATGTTAGTTGATGTTGCGGATCATAACAGGCACCTTGAGGAAGACGGCATCCCAAAACATCACACCCATTGCCTTCACCCTCACGAG CTGGAGTACATGGACTGGATAGCAGCTCAAGTGGGAATGCCACCAGTTGGTGCTGATCTGAAGGAAATGTATTGGAGTGTTTACAAATGTGCTAGTGTAGTAGGGTATGATTGCTGCAGGGATGTATGGGACATTGAGAATTTTACTCAATGGTCTTTTTAG
- the LOC107870329 gene encoding flavin-containing monooxygenase FMO GS-OX5 isoform X1, which yields MANSRRVAVIGAGVAGLVTARELRREDHRVVIFEKSNQLGGQWVYNPLVETDPLSLDPNREIIHSSLYKSLRTNLPKEVMSFTDYSFVEKAENRKRVNFPGHKEVLKFLNEFAEDYGIIESIRFNSEVVRVEQVEFEGNRWVVRSKTDEFSSEELFDAVVICNGHHTIPRIANIPGINNWPGKQMHSHNYRVPEPFMNQIVVVIGDGPSGLDICQDIATVAKQVHLSARSSEAEVSKLGNSANIWNHSKIDHVDESGVVSFLDGSSIHADIILHCTGYKYDFPFLETNGIISVDHEDRAVGPLYKHVFPPKLSPCLSFVGIPYQTIVFLTHELQAKWIAQVLSGKVILPSEKMMLVDVADHNRHLEEDGIPKHHTHCLHPHELEYMDWIAAQVGMPPVGADLKEMYWSVYKCASVVGYDCCRDVWDIENFTQWSF from the exons ATGGCAAACTCCCGTAGAGTGGCAGTAATTGGAGCAGGCGTAGCCGGTCTTGTAACAGCACGTGAGCTACGAAGAGAAGACCACCGAGTTGTAATTTTCGAGAAATCAAACCAACTCGGTGGTCAATGGGTATACAATCCCCTAGTCGAGACTGATCCACTCAGTCTCGACCCAAACAGAGAAATTATTCACAGCAGTCTTTACAAATCCCTTCGAACAAATCTACCTAAAGAAGTCATGAGTTTTACTGATTACTCATTTGTCGAAAAGGCAGAAAATAGAAAACGAGTCAATTTTCCTGGACACAAAGAAGTGTTGAAGTTTTTGAATGAGTTTGCTGAGGATTACGGGATTATTGAGTCGATTCGATTCAATTCGGAAGTTGTACGAGTTGAGCAGGTTGAGTTTGAGGGAAATCGTTGGGTTGTTAGATCGAAAACGGATGAGTTTAGTTCAGAAGAACTGTTTGATGCCGTAGTGATTTGTAATGGACATCATACAATACCGAGAATTGCAAATATTCCAG GTATAAACAATTGGCCTGGAAAACAAATGCATAGCCACAATTATCGAGTTCCTGAACCATTTATGAATCAG ATTGTAGTAGTAATTGGAGATGGACCAAGTGGGCTTGATATTTGCCAAGACATAGCCACTGTAGCCAAGCAAGTTCATCTTTCAGCAAGATCGTCTGAAGCTGAAGTTTCAAAATTGGGCAATTCTGCAAATATATGGAACCATTCAAAG ATTGACCATGTTGATGAAAGTGGTGTAGTTTCTTTCTTGGATGGATCATCTATTCATGCTGATATCATTCTTCACTGCACAGG GTACAAGTACGATTTCCCATTTCTTGAAACCAATGGAATAATAAGTGTAGATCATGAGGACCGTGCTGTTGGACCACTATACAAGCACGTCTTTCCTCCAAAGCTTTCTCCCTGCCTCTCCTTTGTTGGTATACCTTATCAG ACAATTGTGTTTCTCACGCATGAATTACAAGCCAAATGGATTGCACAAGTTTTGTCTGGAAAGGTGATTTTACCATCTGAGAAGATGATGTTAGTTGATGTTGCGGATCATAACAGGCACCTTGAGGAAGACGGCATCCCAAAACATCACACCCATTGCCTTCACCCTCACGAG CTGGAGTACATGGACTGGATAGCAGCTCAAGTGGGAATGCCACCAGTTGGTGCTGATCTGAAGGAAATGTATTGGAGTGTTTACAAATGTGCTAGTGTAGTAGGGTATGATTGCTGCAGGGATGTATGGGACATTGAGAATTTTACTCAATGGTCTTTTTAG